GCGCCGACGGCGTCGAATGCGATGTGCGGTTGACCCGGGACGGCCACTTGGTGTGCGTGCACGACCGACGGCTTGACCGCACGTCGACCGGCGCCGGCTTAGTCAGCACCATGACGCTCGCCCAGCTGCGTGAACTGGAATACGGCGCGTGGCACGACAGTTGGCGACCCGACGGTGCCCACGGCGACACCAGCCTGTTGACGCTCGACGCCCTAGTCTCGCTGGTTCTCGACTGGAGTCGACCGGTGAAGTTATTCATCGAGACCAAGCATCCGGTCCGGTACGGGTCGCTGGTGGAAAGCAAGGTGCTGGCGCTGTTACACCGGTTCGGTATTTCCTCGCCCGCCTCCGCGGCCCGGTCGCGAGCGGTGGTGATGTCATTCTCCGCGGCCGCGGTATGGCGAATCCGCCGGGCAGCGCCGCTGCTGCCTACGGTGCTGCTCGGCCGCAATGCCCGCTACCTCACGAGCAGCGCGGCCACCGCCGTGGGTGCGACCGCCGTCGGACCTTCGGTGACGGCGCTGAAGGACTACCCGCAGCTGGCCGACCGCGCCGCCGCACAGGGCCGCGCCGTGTACTGCTGGACGGTCGACAGCTATGACGACGTCGATTTCTGCCGCGATGTCGGGGTGGCGTGGATTGCCACCAACCATCCCGGTCGCACCAAGACCTGGCTGGACAACGCCCGGACCCCCGGGCGCGGTTAGTTCGACGTCAGGTACCCGCCGGCGGCCGGAGGAGCGCCCGCACTGACGGCGGGGGCCGATACCTCGCGCGCAACGAAGTTCTCCAGCTCGAACTCGTTGGCGGCGGCCCGCTCGGCGACCCGAACCAGGGTCCTCATCAGCCCGACCTCTTCGATCTGCTCCTTGAGGAACCACTGCGTGAACTGCTCACCGAGGAAGTCGCCCTCGTCGCGGGCCACGGCCGCCAGCCGGCTGATCTGCTCGGTGACGGCGCGTTCCTGATCGTGCGCCAGCACCAACGCGTCGCGCGGGTTGTCGAACTGATTGCGCACCGCACCGACGTTGGGAATCTCGACAGCCACGTCGCGGTCGAGCAGATGCTGCACCAGCATCATCGCGTGGTTACGCTCCTCGACCGCCTGGCTGTAGAAGTGCTTCGCCAGTTGCGGTAACTCGGCGCTGGAAAAGTACACGGCAATAGCAATATATTGCTGGGAGGCGGTGAATTCGTTGAGAATTTGTTCCTGTACCAATGCCAGGAATTTTGTCTGTGGGCCCTCAGGTTCTATCACGGCTGCAGGTTAACGGCAGTAAAGCGGTGGTGCAACGAAGGCAGAGCTTAGTCAGGGAAGCCTTTCCTGATGCGGGATAAAACGCAGTTTGTCGATTTGCTGAGACGAGGTTTACCTAACTAGTTGCACCAGATTATTGTTCGGGTGCCTGCCCGGTGCGGCCTATGACTGCCCTTCCAGCACGGCGCTAGGCACGTGGAGGTCGGAGCCCAACGC
This Mycobacterium simiae DNA region includes the following protein-coding sequences:
- a CDS encoding ferritin, producing MIEPEGPQTKFLALVQEQILNEFTASQQYIAIAVYFSSAELPQLAKHFYSQAVEERNHAMMLVQHLLDRDVAVEIPNVGAVRNQFDNPRDALVLAHDQERAVTEQISRLAAVARDEGDFLGEQFTQWFLKEQIEEVGLMRTLVRVAERAAANEFELENFVAREVSAPAVSAGAPPAAGGYLTSN
- a CDS encoding glycerophosphodiester phosphodiesterase, which codes for MTWADEVLAAHPFVVAHRGASAARPEHTLAAYDLALKEGADGVECDVRLTRDGHLVCVHDRRLDRTSTGAGLVSTMTLAQLRELEYGAWHDSWRPDGAHGDTSLLTLDALVSLVLDWSRPVKLFIETKHPVRYGSLVESKVLALLHRFGISSPASAARSRAVVMSFSAAAVWRIRRAAPLLPTVLLGRNARYLTSSAATAVGATAVGPSVTALKDYPQLADRAAAQGRAVYCWTVDSYDDVDFCRDVGVAWIATNHPGRTKTWLDNARTPGRG